GACCAATATTATGAAATGCACGAATAATCCCTAATACAGTGCCAAATAGTCCAATAAAAGGAGCGATACTTCCAATCGTTCCCAGCATCCAGATATACCTTTTTAAATCGAGTGATTCTTCTATCCTGATACGGTCTAAACCCTCGATAATCTCATCCTTACTCCGGTCATATCTTAACAACCCTTCTTTAAAGATAAGAGGAAGTGGTCCTGGAACCATCTCACAAAGATTTATTGCCTCCATAACATTACCTTTGAGAATACTATTTTGAATCTTATATAAGAGTTCTTCAACATCTATATTTATTTTTCTAAAACTCCACATCCGTTCAATAATAATTGCCAGGATAAGAATCGAGCAAAGTCCTAATGGAATCATTGCAATTCCACCTTTAAAGATAATATCTAATAAAGTTTCATTTGCAAACATTATGGTTAACCTCCTCTTTATTTGGTAACTGCTGAATGGTAATTAGTTACCATATTATTAGGTTATATATACCCAAATAAATTGAGTTTGCAAATATTTTGCTCTACTCTAAAAAGGGATCAAGGATTCGAGGGGTCAAGGATTCAAGGGAGGTGAAAAATAAGGTGTTCACTCGACCCCTGATTCCTTGATCCCTTGAATCCTTTCAAGGAAGTTTTTGCAAACCTGTTTTCTTTGAGTATAAAACAAATAGGATTTATAGATTTATTGTAATCTTTGCCGATAGTTTTTTCTTTTTATACCAATCGTCTAATGCCATTTCTTTCTTTTTTTTAAGAATATCCTGTCTAATCTTTTCTTTTTCTTTAGAATATTTTATTTCATCAATCTGTTTTTCTATCAATTGAGCGATTAAAAAGC
The sequence above is a segment of the bacterium genome. Coding sequences within it:
- a CDS encoding MotA/TolQ/ExbB proton channel family protein, giving the protein MFANETLLDIIFKGGIAMIPLGLCSILILAIIIERMWSFRKINIDVEELLYKIQNSILKGNVMEAINLCEMVPGPLPLIFKEGLLRYDRSKDEIIEGLDRIRIEESLDLKRYIWMLGTIGSIAPFIGLFGTVLGIIRAFHNIGLTGTGGIDVVAGGISEALVATAGGLFVAIIAVAAYNYFIIKVNTIGEEFRIYTARLIEILTETERRKR